The DNA sequence CCTAAAGTCCTTTCATCGTCTTCTTCGCTATAgccatactcttcttcttcctcctctttACGCCTTCTTTCAGCCATTTTTCTCCTGGCATAGCGTCGCCATGCAGCTTGAATAAAGATAGCAGCCCAAGTTCTCCACTGCTGCGAGTAGAAACGGAAGGTATGCTGAACCTGTCTGCTATGAAGACGCCTAAACTGAGTAGCAACAAACTTCAACTCCTCTGCTTCCAAGGCGAAAGCCTCTACTTCAGTCATGGCATTTACTGTTCTAGTAGATGAAGGTAAATTGGAACCAGCTTTTGGATCCAGTGCCCATGTTAGAAGCTCTTCTCCACAAAAATCCCCTTCTTTCAATAAACCTCTGTTGAAAAATCCACTCCTGCCACCATCTGTAGTCACACTTTCTAAACGACCCCTTATAATGAATAGCATCTCATTAACTGGGTCACCTTCTCTGACTACATAGGTACTTTCTGTGTATAAACTTGGCTTCAGACGCTCACAAATGGCATCAAGCAGCCTCTCATCCATGTTGGCAAAAAGAGGAACCTGCATATTCCATGAAATAAAGGAGTTTGAGTCATTTTCGGGTTGACACgactaacttatttattaaactGAGTCATTTAAATAGATGGGGCCAGATCAACTCGTTTATAAATGGGATGGGAATGGGTTTGAGTTTTCGACACGTTTAATAGATGGGTCGGGTTTGGTTTTGACATTTGCTTATAATACTTAACTCTCAACACGACACGAACACAAATTGCCACCCTTATACTTACCCTTCTAACTAAGTTCAAACAAAGGTGTCGTTTGATGTCCCTCCTGAGATCTTTAGGTAGACTCTGAACAATGCTTTCTTCATCTACACCTCTTGTCTCCAACCATTTGTACTGATTATATCTCCTAACTTTTTCCCTGAGCTCTTGTGGTAGCAGGCGATGATGCATCCACTGCTCGGAATCACGCCTTTTGATCCTCATCTCTTCGAGCCGAATTGTGATGGATTGAAGGTAAGTCTGTGAAAATTGCCAAAAACTTTTCAAAAACTGATCTTCATAGTAAAACAGCTACAATTGACTTGTTGTAACTAAAGAAAACTTTACCTGTATATTTCCAATTAGAAGAGCAAAAAGGATGAGCCCTGCTATACCTATTCCTATGGAGAACAAAACCTCTAAAGGGTAGGTACTTGTTTGAAGCCCTTGACCAAGTGTACTGCACAATATCAAATACAATATTAGCATTAAACCCTATTTAGGATTTTTGTCACCGAACTATAACTTATGCATTATTgtgtcttttaaattttaaacccGTTTAAAATGGTCCTCGAAATACACAGTGTTGTAAACTAGTCATTCTTTCAAGTTTTGTTACCGGTCAAATATGGCAAACAAAACGATAACATGACTGTTTAGATAATTGTCATATCAACGCTACGATGCACTTGTGTAACTAATTTGATATCACTTTATGAATAGTTCGGATACTATTTTCAATGAAAAATTCAGGAGATATAGTAATACATAGGTCGGGAGAAAAATCTTAAATGGCCTTGCATAAATGCTACTCAAACCTGTCTTTTTTAAGTACtgtaaagaagaaaagaaaggtaATGCACCTCAAGTTTTGCATTCCCCACCATAAACAATAGCAGAACTTTGAGAAAAAGTTCCTCGATTCAACAATGCCAGAAGCTATAGCTTGAGTGTAGATTCCATACTTGAATTGTGATGGTGAATCAGGAGCAACAGAACAATGAGTGTTAAGAACCTGTTCACTGATGCCTTGCCAATCACTGTAACCCTCCATGTGTTTGTTCCCACAGTACAGAAAATCTATCTTACATTTTCCACTGCGGTGACAAGCTTCCCTCCAACACGTGTCGTTTCGTTCTACAGCTAGTAAGTACCAGATAGCCCCAGTTACCTGTGAAATGGCTACAGATTTTAGCAGGGCCGAACCTAAGCTAAGGCGGGTATAGTGTTATAAAAATGCTTACTTGACCAGAGAGCATAAACCAGAGCAAGTAATAAGCAGCACCAGCCCAAGCACTTTCAGCAAAAGCACCAGCTGTTTTTTTAAGGTCTGAAGTTAACGGTATTAACCGAAAAAATCTTGGTAAGAGCTGTAAACAGACAATGCATAACAACATTTGTTTGGTTGTCAAAACATCTGAGCCTTTTGATCTCTGAAGAAACTTCCAAACTACAATCTGCAATAGCATTAAACTTACTTAGTAATCATTTACATCAAAAGGGGTTTGAGTATCTTATTGATCAAATTTCGGGTGGTTTTTTGTTGTGTCCAAACCTGTGGAAAGGGAAGCACAGAGAGGAAATCAACAATGAAATAACGTTGTAAATATCTCATAGCTATCTGATGAGGATCAATGACAAGTTCACCTCTTCCAAAAACTCGAGATGATGGGGCAATAAAAGCTGTCCTGAACTGAAGAGCCATTCGAATAAGGAAGAAAATGTCTACAACAGTTCGAAGAGTTGTGGTTGTAACAGCTAATTTTGTATCCATTCCAAGACAAAATGATTTATGGTTGAAAACAGGAAGGTAGAAAAAGAAAGGATCAATAGAAACTGCTAAGATACAAGATATAACAAAGAGTCTATTCCATAACAAGAGGGATTTATCTTGAGGATCAAATATAGTTTTATCAGAAACTTTAAGATCTTCTGGGAAAACTGCTCTTGTTACTCCACTTCTTAATGATCTACCAAATGTTAAAAGTCCATCTGAACCTTTCTTCACTCCATACCTAAATGATTTCGATGCATTTTTCTTTGATCGACCGGTGAAGGGTAATGGTAATCCGTCGAGATTGAATTTACAACGCTTCATTTCGGTGGCACTGGGAGCTGTCACTGACAATGTAGACTCTAGCTCATCCAACCTACAAATGTTTTCAATCACATTATCATTAGAATTAGTCTCAcgaaaaaataccatatataagataaatgagctactcttttcttctcttctcgtGGCCAATTGATTTTGAAATAGAACAATCTACCTTAACAAATTCTAAGAACAAAGAGTGAAACTTGATTATGTTACCTTACAAATTTTTGTCTTTGGCCACCAATGTACTGAGACTTGTATCCACAATCAAACATTTTTGATTTGGTTACATAGGTACCACACCAGATTTCCAAGGATTAAGAAtcaaactttttttctttttaattttttccaatttaaatCACCTACTAACAAGAAACAaagatcaaaatcaataccCTCTTTATTTCAATCTATgatctttcttttttataaataaagatTGCtaattgtgattaatcaattatcaaCATCCCACATAATACTTTTTGCCTAAAGAAATTTCAATctgaataaataaatgaaatttgaacataatcacaaataaataaaatcagatAATAAGAATTTCTTACGTTGCCACCACCTTTTACGTGGTTCCAAATATTGGTGTTGAAATCTCAGAACCgtaaatctatatatttatttgaatttatatatatatgtatatttgaaATGATAATTATTATCAATGAATGTTCattgttaaaaaaagaaaaaaaaaatgataaaataagaaAGCAGGTAGCTCGATTTCTAGGTTGAAAgagaaaaggaaaataaaaagttaataaTGTTTGATCTGCAAAAATTAAGaaaggagaagaagagagagatttTGCATGTAATTGGGAAGGTTTGTTTTGGAAGAGATAGTTTTACCGTTATAACCGTTAAAAGACAAaaacatataattatataactacattatttttattttatttatttaagtgtCCTTCTTTTGAGTCTTTTTTGGCACACGTGTCTTTTGAGTACAtccttaatttttatattattatttaaggaCAAAACTTAACTTTTCACACCAAATAGTAATAccatttcaaataaaattaaataataattaatttccatctcaaaaaatagtaataataaatttCAGTCTCAAAATTTTTAAAGTGGTTGCTGCTGCATTATACCATGTTTCTTAAAAATAACATTGTTTTCTGAAAAgatgtaattaaaaaaattaaaaaccaacctttcgttaaaaaaaaaattaaaaaaaaaagcaattttAAATGGTTTGCataaattttccaaaaaaaaaaaatatataggtgccgtttggtaacactcttgttttttaattttttaatcacaaaatgaaaataaaatttttgtttttaaaaaatttatttttgaaaaacaaaaatgcgttctgtaaccacttttgttttttaattttaaaaatagaaaacaaaagtgtgttctgtaaagttcttttttatttttattttttgattttatttaagtcgggtctaggtccggggtcggatttGGGTTCAAGTCAGAAGCGGGGTTCAGCGCCGGGGCCgtggggaggggatttgggtccgaatctggtcgtaatccaaaagattgattaagaaaaaaaactgtttaaaaaaatattgaaagtgatttttttttgtttttaaaattttgatttctaattataaaattaaaaagtaaaaacagttttatagaacatatttttgaaaaatattttcacttttccacttttaaaaatagaaaactaattaaaaaaagtgttaccaaacgccaccataATTTTTGATTCTCTTTAAAATGATTAATGTTTCAGTAAAAATTGCTGAGGTTTTATTTTATCAGTAAATAGCTGAGAAAACAATGAATTTGGGTAGCGTGGAATCTTCCAATCCCAAGGCTAGAGAACTGAAACATTACAACAACAGTAATGGTGCAAATACATGACTGAAAATGTGGAAGATTTAAAATATGAAGCACCAGAAGATATAGATTTTACAGTATTGATAACAACAGTAGCTACAAATACGATTCTCGGCAAAATGTAATATGCGTTCATGTAGCTATTGGTCAAAAATTATGCTTTACAGAAAAGGAGAGCTATGAAATACATTTGTTCGGTAGCTGAAACCGCGTATTCTCTGGCCACATTACAATACACAGGAGCACCTCTAACTGTTTTTTTCTGTTATGTACTGTGATCAACAAACTTCAATCACATGTTCCGAAGCCCGATTAAGCCTGATAGGAGCAAAGGGACTagctcttttcttcttcttcttcttctccttcttttgACTGAGTTCTTGTTTCTCTTCCAGATGATGATGGTAGTTAATAATAATCCATCAGTATAGATCAAAAAGAATTCAAACTTTTCTACTGTAAAAGTGAATTTCAATATCTATGTGCAACAGGGTAACAGAAATATTGGATCTTCACAAGTTAACCATAGAGACTCTCTATTAATCTAGTATGTAAATTTTGAGTACTGACTTAAATCACTGTTGATTTCTTCATTCCTCAGCTTTGTTAGAGCTTTCTTTTCTATCTTTCTTATCCATTCCTTGCTTACCCGAAAAAGCTTCCCGATTTCCTCAAGCGATTTAGGCTGGTAGTTATTAAGGCCATAACGTAAAATTATCACTTGCCTCTCTCTTGAATCTAAACCTGCTAGAAGATTATGGATATCCTTTCTCATGTGTTGTCTCATTACAGTTTCTTCGGGAGTCGTTATTGACATATCTGCCATAAACTCCTGCAACATGAGTCACAACACAATTTGAATCATACCGAAATAGTAATAATAGCTTCACCCCTGCATTTTCAAGATATGACAAGATAGAAGATTTTAAATCATACCAGGTACTTTCCTTGAAAGGATTCTCCTATTTTCTGATCAACTGAACCCACAACTCTTAGGCATTGGCTAGCTG is a window from the Cannabis sativa cultivar Pink pepper isolate KNU-18-1 chromosome 1, ASM2916894v1, whole genome shotgun sequence genome containing:
- the LOC115707953 gene encoding putative cyclic nucleotide-gated ion channel 7, with protein sequence MFDCGYKSQYIGGQRQKFVRLDELESTLSVTAPSATEMKRCKFNLDGLPLPFTGRSKKNASKSFRYGVKKGSDGLLTFGRSLRSGVTRAVFPEDLKVSDKTIFDPQDKSLLLWNRLFVISCILAVSIDPFFFYLPVFNHKSFCLGMDTKLAVTTTTLRTVVDIFFLIRMALQFRTAFIAPSSRVFGRGELVIDPHQIAMRYLQRYFIVDFLSVLPFPQIVVWKFLQRSKGSDVLTTKQMLLCIVCLQLLPRFFRLIPLTSDLKKTAGAFAESAWAGAAYYLLWFMLSGQVTGAIWYLLAVERNDTCWREACHRSGKCKIDFLYCGNKHMEGYSDWQGISEQVLNTHCSVAPDSPSQFKYGIYTQAIASGIVESRNFFSKFCYCLWWGMQNLSTLGQGLQTSTYPLEVLFSIGIGIAGLILFALLIGNIQTYLQSITIRLEEMRIKRRDSEQWMHHRLLPQELREKVRRYNQYKWLETRGVDEESIVQSLPKDLRRDIKRHLCLNLVRRVPLFANMDERLLDAICERLKPSLYTESTYVVREGDPVNEMLFIIRGRLESVTTDGGRSGFFNRGLLKEGDFCGEELLTWALDPKAGSNLPSSTRTVNAMTEVEAFALEAEELKFVATQFRRLHSRQVQHTFRFYSQQWRTWAAIFIQAAWRRYARRKMAERRRKEEEEEEYGYSEEDDERTLGNRSNSSSRLRATILASRFAANALRGRRLRSESNRGLVNLQKPPEPDFSACDAD